The segment TGCTGCCCTTAATTTCTGCCATGCAGTAGGGGACTGTGATACCAGCTTGGacccaggagctgagggaggtAGTGCCAGCATCTTATTATTGGCAGTATTTAGGGGTGCTGCTGAaagtaattcttttttttctgagatttgCAAGCTCGCCTGTCCACTACAAAAAGGTTCCTTTCCCCTTCAAGTGATGACCATGTCAtgaaggagctgagctctgaacCTCATGGTGCTCCCACCATCCTTCCCTGGGGATGAGGGAATGACACCAAAGCCACCAAATATGAAATGGCTGAAGAGGAAATGGCTGacagtgttttatttatttgtttgtttgtttgtttgtttgtttatttcatgGGATATCTCCTGTTGCTGAAGGAGTGACAGCAACCTCCGCGCTTTCAGAGGGCTGGTGAGAACTGCATTGCAAAGAGCCCATGCGTGAGAAGGCAGGGCAGCCTTGGTGTGGCCTGTTTACACGGCCAGACAATGTCCTGACGCACTTGGGTGAGGACCCTTGTTTACAGCTGTAACAGATTTTGGGACTATTGCTCACTGACAGTCCCACCATCAGACAGTCACCTGCTTCAGGGGAAACCCTGCCAGACTGAAAGGCAATGCATTATATCCCCAGCTcttcctgcccagcctcctTACGCCTCTGTGGATGCACATCATGCCCTCACACCCTCTCGTGTTAATGGGAGGAAAGTGATTCAACTTAGTCCCATCCAGCAGTGTCTACTAAAAGTAATGAGCAGCATATGAGACATTGTTTTTCAGCTGATTTGCAAAAACAtctcatgaggggaagaggaagtATCTCCTTGTCTGGCACTTTGTTTGGGAAATACCACTTGTGCATTCAGTCTCAGGTGTGAAGGCATGAGCAGGCCGAGGGGGCCAGGCTGGTTTTCACTTGGGGGACCACGGTACAAATACAACCCAGGGCTGCACTCCAGCCAGGTGCTTTGGTAAATGGAGAGTGTTGTAAGGTGGCAACTCTGTCAGTTTGTTCGCCaggtgggtttgttttgctttttcgATATTAGATGCTTGTGGGTGAGTCAAATGCATTTAGATTGCAATGCCATGCCCCAGtgatagaatttttttccccctgcccttTAAGGAGGAGCAGGTCACAAGTATCATGCTATGTAGGTGACTGGGCACTGCTCtggagggctggagaggggccaGACTCCATTGGGAAGCAGGTGAGTGTCTGAATGTTTTCACAAGTATGATCATTCATGCAAGTATGATTTTCTGGTGAAACTTTGCAAAACCAGACCTCTGTGCAGCACCTATGGTAGCACTTTTCACCAGAGTGATGCCCTCCAAAGTAAAAATCTTTCTGGCTTCTGCTGGTGACTAAGTGGGAAAGAACAGGGAGTTGCatctctttgggatttttttctggttattaGAAACAAGTCTGTTTGGCCCAGAAGTTCTTAATCCTCTTTGCACTGGGAACGTGAGCTACAGGGATGGTGCTCCTTGCCTGTGAAGCTgggaaaaagcagcacagtgagTGAGTAGGGAGCCTGCTGATGTGCTTGGCATGGCAGGGGAGGACCTCAGGCTCTCCTCTGCATGGACACATCTTTGGGTCCCAGCATTGGGGAAGAAGAATGTGCTGTGCAATATCCCCCTGTTATTCTCTTGTGATAAGCAGCATCATTTCCCACTCTTCCCAAACTCCAGCTTCAAACTGTGGAGAAAGTAAAACTTTGCCTGACAAAATGCTGTATTCCTTTCTGCCTGCATCTTGGACAAAACCCTTAACGTGGATGTCCATCCTTTACAAGGAACACTCCTTTACAAAGCTGCAGCTACTCTGGTAGAAGTAAtgggctcccagtgccacccaaATATTCTGCAGCCAGTAGTTAACAAAAAATACTAGAAGAGTGTCTCATTTTGAACTTCAAGGTCATGgttatggttttctttttttcctctcaaaggCAGAAGGCAAAGCCTAATCTACCAAAGCATACCTCCTGGCACTCTGCTCTTGCCCTCCTGCTTTTGCCTGCTGACATGGAAGCATGGAAGGAATTTGCATAATAAAGCCATGCTTTCGCAATccacaaaagaaaacccaagtGACAGCAACCTTTGTGACTCATTTTTCTTGTAAACACTTTGTATTTATTATCTTAGCAAGAAGTCAAGACATACATGCGTGAGGCGTACAGCAGCACATCTGGCACACATCCAGAACAGGCcttaaggaaaacaaactcaTGTTGATAAAGTCAAAAGCAGATCCTTTGCAAAAGTAACAAAAGAAATCTAGGGTGGACATCAGCAAGCACTTGGTCATATACTGGCACTAACCTCTTGCATCTGTGCCTTTTTCCTGAGATCCTGTTGAACACTGCCATTCTTGACAATGCATAGAAAAAcctaaaacatttcaaaaaaagcaaatagtCTTTGCATAACCAGGCAGACAAATACTGTGCTAAGAGTAAACTTGGATATCCCCATGACAATGCGTTTATGAGTATGCTTTTTTTGGTAATATTTATACGTGCTACAGTCCGAAGAACAGGGTAGGTCCTACAACTCCACACCTCATTTCCTGTTGACTTTGCAAGTAGTATGCATCAAACAGAACAGTTTTATTCACATACTTTTCAGCTATTAATGTGAATGCTAATGCTGAATTCTTCTGAGAGTTCCAGACAGGCATGGTCATTGTTCAGTGTCCTTGATGAAGATTCCAAGACTCCACCAAGCGCAGGATATACAATAGCAAACCTTCTTATGAAGCTGGAGCTGTCTTTGATGAAGAATTgcccagctggatgcagtgctAGCCTGGGAGCTGGTGTTCTGCTGGTCTGGAActctttgcctttattttttagTATCTGAAAAACTGACCTATGTACATGTCAGTAAAATGCACTGCTTTGCAGTATAAGATAAATAACAACTATCTTTGAAATATTGTGTTTTCCCTGAAAAGGTACTGGCTAGCTTAGAGGGGAAGGGAACCATGCACGTGGCTCAAGCCAAGAGCAAAGCTCCCTGTAATGccactgggatggatggggttAAGTCTTCCACGTGGAAAGAAGGCAAAGTCAGTCAGCTTCTGCTCAGTGACAGAAGTCGGTGTCAATACAAAACAGCCCCTGCACAGGTTGTGAGAGTGACCAGAGCTACGAAATTACAACTTTGCAAAGGCAGATTAAGAAGatataacagaaaaataaattataaatacaaaCAAGAATTCATCTCAAGACAGGAGAAGGCATAATTTGAATAGACACAAATAACAAAGTGTAACTATACAGccttaaaaattcaaatgtgCTTATATACAAGGGTAGTTAAGAGAAGGAACTCTCACCAGTGACCTTAGAGGTAGCTATGACGCAGCTTCGGCCTTTTTCTTGCTATCTTGGACCCATGAAAGATACTGTTTAAGATGGAGCCTAACATGAATGGAGTAGCAAAGTTATTGTTTGCCTTCACAGCAATGAACATGTTTAATTCAGCTCCCCCGAAGCCAGCCAAAGGTAATATCCCCTCAGTGAGATGGGTCATTCCCACGTAAGCCCTCAGTGGTGATGATGCATCACCATCCACTGGatgtgctgccacagctccacCATTCTGGAACTCAGATGAGGAGGCcatgaaatgaaatggaaagaaagtaCAAGGTAAGAACCTTTGTCCATAAGTATAATTAAACATTCAAAAATCTAAGGCTACTTTCTTGTACCATGGAAATGCTCAATTCTATTGATATTATTTCTTCAAAGAGAGGTAGTTGCTTTCTTTGAATAAATAACATTCTCAGCAAAACTTGAGATTCAACTTTAGGATCTACTTCTATTGAAGTTATTTTGTTACTTATAAAGACACAGCAGAATTGTACTGTTATCAAGAAATTCTTTGTAATATTGAAAGAATCCTTCCACAATTACCTGTGTATCTGTGTATGTGTAATATATATTCAGATACATATCTTATAATGCCAAAGTATGCTTCCCTCTCTGAAGCATGACTTATTTCCTTTATCATCAGAAAATattatccttttttttgtttatataatATCGTTTTATATTTAGTTTTGTCatgttttgaacattttttcatACTGTGTTTTGAGATTAAACAAACAGCTTTTGATGAATAGTTCTATTAAATGCTTATGACATGCACTAGCAGTgcatacatttatattttatgtatacatactatatatatataaacttaTACTATATATTTGTACTATAGACTAGAACTATGCAACACTGTATTAATTCATAGAATTACAACTTTTAGTCTGCCAAACAACATCCTGTAACAATAACTTTCCAATAAAGATAGTGGTTGTCTTTAACGAATTTTAATAAACACCACTAGATCCCTGTCCAGCAGGATCCACAGTTTAGAGAAGAGTAGCAAAAGTCCAGCAACTGGCTTCTTCTGTGTGGCATGtgatcccaaattccagcagactgacttttttttttgcttcatccTGTAGGTGGGCTGAGCTCCTCGGTGAAACATGGCTATGGGACATGAGGACCAGAGGGTGACTGGGGAAACGAGGTTCCTGAAAGCGTTCTCAGACCACGGTGAAGGGCAAGTTCAGTCTTGTCACAAATCTCCCCACGTCACCAGCTCCCCCCAAGTCATCACTGCACAGTTTAGGGGCTCAGCCCATcattatcttttttccccacctggCATTCATACGCCAGAATTGCTGTAACATTCTTCAGAGAAAACATGTGATAGccatcctccagcagctgcagtcacCCAAATACAACGCAGCGAGATTTGAGGTTTCTTCATCTCCCAATGTCTGTGGAGCCTCTTCTTCCGAACCCACAAAGCCAAGGTCCTCTTCCGCTCCGTTCGCCGTGTCCGCGGGCAGCCCACGTTCCGGGGCGGAAGAGCTTGGCGAGCAGGTTCAGGAGCCTCTGCCGCAGGTCCCACCTGTCGCCGATGCGGGTCAGCTCCAGGGCGCACTCCGCCGCCGCCTCTCGCCCTGCGGAAACGCGCCTGCTTAGCGCTTTCATGAGATCCCCACAGCACGCTACTTTTTGCCCAGTTCTTTACTTTTTCATCATCACGAAGCACACCCCACCCCGCACCCTTTCTGTCCCCCACTcgctgggagcagcagctggatccCTCTCGCCTCCACACGGGCTCCCGCAGCCGCGCCGGGCGCTGGCCGCCCATCCGGGGCTGGAGCCGGGCAGCAGCGCTCGGGCGCAGGAccgtgtgtccctgctctgtcccttccctttgcctgtccctgtcctgtcccgtCACTGTTCCATGCCATGCCGTCCCGTCCCGTTCCCCGCTCTTTCCCTTCACCCTGCGgtacctgcaggagcagctggcgGCGCGGCTTTGCGCAGGGTCCGGCCAGGCATCATCGCGGCGGTGGGACAGGCTCGGCGGGGCACAGAGCTCCGGGGCTCGGCGAGGTTCGGCACGGGGCGCCCAGGCTCGGTTCGGCGGGGCACGGAGCGCCCAGGCTCGGCGGGACACGGAGCGCCCAGGCTCGGCGGGACACGGAGGGCTCACGCTGCTCTCGGGCCGGCGGCTGCAGCGTTCTGCCGGCTCGGAGGCGGAGCGCGGCACTA is part of the Camarhynchus parvulus chromosome Z, STF_HiC, whole genome shotgun sequence genome and harbors:
- the PMAIP1 gene encoding phorbol-12-myristate-13-acetate-induced protein 1, with protein sequence MMPGRTLRKAAPPAAPAGREAAAECALELTRIGDRWDLRQRLLNLLAKLFRPGTWAARGHGERSGRGPWLCGFGRRGSTDIGR